A genomic region of Gossypium hirsutum isolate 1008001.06 chromosome D01, Gossypium_hirsutum_v2.1, whole genome shotgun sequence contains the following coding sequences:
- the LOC107944376 gene encoding uncharacterized protein produces MFASSTLSFHHSIMGVDKLEKCYFSLLSMLSSVQWAWNLLLRFSLFPYQIPAPIGRDDFKLGCRNYSCKQDAGGDEEEEVECSICLCKIDEDDEIPELRCDHLFHKVCLDRWAEHRRSTCPICRTSLTPRQLVSGVEVIHFKYCSLDDTGHRETWWLR; encoded by the coding sequence ATGTTTGCTTCGTCAACACTCTCCTTCCATCATTCAATCATGGGGGTTGACAAGCTAGAGAAGTGCTACTTTTCTCTCCTTTCAATGCTTTCGTCTGTGCAATGGGCCTGGAATTTGTTGCTTCGTTTCTCCTTGTTCCCTTATCAAATACCTGCACCCATTGGCCGCGATGATTTCAAGCTAGGGTGCCGGAATTACAGCTGCAAGCAAGACGCGGGtggtgatgaagaagaagaagttgaATGTTCTATATGTCTATGTAAGATCGATGAAGACGACGAGATTCCAGAGTTGAGATGCGACCACCTTTTCCATAAAGTTTGCTTGGATAGATGGGCCGAACACCGGCGTTCCACCTGCCCTATCTGTCGCACTTCTTTAACCCCTCGCCAACTAGTTTCCGGCGTGGAAGTCATTCATTTCAAATACTGTTCTTTGGATGATACCGGTCACCGGGAAACCTGGTGGCTGCGTTAG